The proteins below are encoded in one region of Halalkalicoccus jeotgali B3:
- a CDS encoding DUF7835 family putative zinc beta-ribbon protein, giving the protein MAAKEPSPQTVLERCSNCERETEHTVSLEIRTEGSNPETDHYSREPYRLTRCLGCGTRRSQRMNNA; this is encoded by the coding sequence ATGGCCGCCAAAGAACCCTCCCCCCAAACGGTGCTCGAGCGCTGTTCGAACTGCGAGCGCGAGACCGAACACACGGTCTCGCTGGAGATACGGACCGAAGGATCGAACCCCGAGACGGACCACTACTCGCGGGAACCCTACCGTTTGACGCGGTGTCTCGGCTGTGGAACTCGCCGGAGCCAGCGGATGAACAACGCCTGA